A single Elaeis guineensis isolate ETL-2024a chromosome 15, EG11, whole genome shotgun sequence DNA region contains:
- the LOC105058792 gene encoding uncharacterized protein gives MNTSQFMDKQILGLSGSQKGGGELLDLLKPQEEHPINGKKDEILPSYDFQPILTRGSSPPTASAAPLSKPFLGAVDSKMASSNLKNAGILEPYELAKASHEKEKSAYDAATVAEVDHTVKKYADNLLHALEGVSSRLTELESRAHQLESSVDGLKMMIGNNNGTTDGKLRQLENVLREVQTGVQVLRDKQEIVEAQLQLAKLQASKGDNQPPEISNTGQSDALPQQVAPPQQPIQQPHQHAVPPPQQPIQQPHQHAVPPSQPTMLPAPNAPPPPPPQQNPTAQFPGQLPQSQIPSVPSLPREPYFPSPAQQSEVPHQQYQVPVQQTQPPPPYQPSTQLPQYSQLPQAPQPVNPSPQLQPPLPQHPEESAAYMPPPQTYPASLRQPPPFTQPPSGPPPNQYYGPNPTVYEPPTSRPGSGQLPFSAGYGPPSFPDSYGSPSHPSGSAMKPSPFASPPTSSGGSSSYPRLPTAQILPQAVPTGSSSGSSSGKNRLPIDDVVEKVATMGFSRDQVRATVRKLTENGQSVDLNVVLDKLMNDGEIQPQKGWFGR, from the exons ATGAACACGTCGCAGTTCATGGACAAACAGATCCTGGGGTTGTCAGGATCGCAGAAAGGCGGCGGCGAGCTCTTGGATCTGCTGAAGCCCCAAGAGGAGCACCCGATCAACGGCAAGAAGGACGAGATCCTTCCCAGCTACGACTTTCAGCCCATCCTAACCCGAGGATCCTCGCCGCCCACCGCCTCCGCCGCCCCCCTCTCTAAGCCCTTCTTGGGCGCCGTCGACTCCAAGATGGCCTCCTCCAATCTCAAA AATGCAGGTATTTTAGAGCCATATGAATTGGCAAAAGCTAGTCATGAGAAAGAGAAGAGTGCATATGATGCAGCTACAGTTGCTGAGGTTGACCATACAGTGAAGAAATATGCTGATAATCTCCTACATGCTTTGGAAGGTGTTAGTTCAAGGCTGACAGAGCTGGAGAGTCGGGCTCACCAACTTGAAAGCTCCGTAGATGGATTGAAGATGATGATTGGGAACAATAATGGGACCACTGATGGAAAATTGAGGCAATTGGAGAATGTTCTTAGAGAG GTACAAACTGGTGTCCAAGTTCTACGTGACAAACAAGAAATTGTGGAGGCTCAGCTGCAGCTTGCAAAGCTACAGGCTTCTAAGGGAGACAACCAACCACCAGAGATTTCAAACACGGGACAGTCGGACGCTCTGCCGCAACAGGTTGCTCCACCACAGCAGCCCATCCAACAGCCGCATCAACATGCAGTTCCTCCACCACAGCAGCCCATCCAACAGCCGCATCAACATGCAGTTCCTCCATCACAGCCGACCATGCTTCCTGCTCCAAATGCTCCTCCACCACCCCCACCACAACAAAATCCAACTGCTCAATTTCCTGGTCAGTTACCTCAGTCCCAGATACCTTCTGTCCCATCTTTACCGCGCGAGCCCTACTTCCCCTCACCTGCTCAGCAGTCCGAGGTCCCACATCAACAGTACCAAGTCCCAGTTCAGCAGACACAGCCGCCGCCACCGTACCAACCTTCAACTCAGCTTCCACAATATTCTCAGCTTCCCCAAGCCCCACAACCTGTGAACCCCTCACCCCAACTTCAACCACCATTACCTCAACACCCAGAAGAATCCGCCGCATACATGCCACCACCTCAGACCTATCCCGCGAGCCTCCGCCAACCTCCCCCGTTTACTCAGCCTCCAAGCGGACCACCTCCCAACCAGTACTACGGGCCCAACCCGACTGTGTATGAACCACCTACAAGCAGACCGGGCTCAGGGCAGCTGCCCTTTTCTGCGGGATATGGCCCACCTAGTTTCCCTGATTCATATGGATCCCCTTCCCATCCTAGCGGTTCTGCAATGAAACCTTCGCCCTTTGCTTCTCCACCAACCTCATCTGGTGGAAGCAGCAGCTACCCACGACTTCCGACAGCCCAGATATTACCGCAGGCGGTGCCTACTGGGTCTAGCTCTGGTAGTTCTTCAGGGAAGAATAGATTGCCGATTGATGATGTGGTGGAGAAAGTTGCGACAATGGGGTTCTCGAGAGATCAAGTCAGGGCAACGGTGAGGAAGTTGACGGAGAACGGGCAGTCGGTTGATCTGAATGTGGTGCTGGATAAGCTGATGAATGATGGGGAGATCCAGCCACAGAAAGGTTGGTTCGGACGCTGA